The Alkalihalobacillus sp. TS-13 genomic interval AATCCCATATTGCGTATTTTTATATATTGAACCGAGTATCTTTTCTCCGTTATTGAAGCGAGCAAGCTTTTCCCCAGGTCTCCCGTTTTTGCCTTTCTCGATGGAAGTGACTGTTGATTCGATGATTTGTCCATCATTGACAACAATCGGTTTTTTCGTATCCATATCTGAAATGACATGCCCAAGAGCTCCATATTTACCGCTTCCGGGATGATAAAATGTCATTGTTCCTACGCCAGCTGCTGAATCACGGATGTATAATCCAATTCGATAACTCGCATCAGAGGCATCTTTCACTGGAGTTAATTTCTTATGAAGTGTCTGTTCATTCCTTTTGATGGTGAGGTTAAGTGATTGTCCGGACTCTCCACTTCTTTTCACAAAAGGTCCGACATCACTTAATTTTTGAATAGATTTCCCGTTGATTGCTGTTATCATATCTCCGACCTGTATTCCAGCTTTTTCACCAGGTGAAACATCTCCATTAGAAGTGTCGATTAAATGATGGCCTACAACCAGTACGCCTACCGTATTTAAACGAACTCCTATATTCTGACCGCCAGGAATGATCTTGAATTCAGGAAGTACCTTCACATTTACCTTTTTAACAGGTATATTCGAAACTTGCATGGTAACTTCAGCGTCGCCATCTTCGTTCGCCTCGATGGAAAAGGAGTGAGGGTTGTTTTCAACACTTCCAAGCGACAAAATCGATTCATTCTCATCTGACGAATGAACCGTAGCATTTGAATGATTCTGATCTATCGTTAATCTCTCTCCCTGGAATACGGTTATATCAGTTGGGACACTGAGATAGTCCTGAATCGGCTTTATAAACCCCAAGCTTATTAGGAATCCAAGGAGAAGAATGCCGACTATTTTTCTGATTTTAATTCTTTTCATTCAGTCACTCTCCTCATTCCTTACCCTACAACTTTTTTGGTTGCATTTATAATTTGA includes:
- the spoIVB gene encoding SpoIVB peptidase; translated protein: MKRIKIRKIVGILLLGFLISLGFIKPIQDYLSVPTDITVFQGERLTIDQNHSNATVHSSDENESILSLGSVENNPHSFSIEANEDGDAEVTMQVSNIPVKKVNVKVLPEFKIIPGGQNIGVRLNTVGVLVVGHHLIDTSNGDVSPGEKAGIQVGDMITAINGKSIQKLSDVGPFVKRSGESGQSLNLTIKRNEQTLHKKLTPVKDASDASYRIGLYIRDSAAGVGTMTFYHPGSGKYGALGHVISDMDTKKPIVVNDGQIIESTVTSIEKGKNGRPGEKLARFNNGEKILGSIYKNTQYGIFGKLKNPIRNGIMDNAMPIKLSHEVKEGHAEILTVVKGEEVKKYDVEIVSSVPQKFPATKGLVVKITDPELLDATGGIVQGMSGSPIIQDGKIIGAVTHVFVNDPTSGYGVHIEWMLQEAGINIYQENRNGDKVAS